One Apostichopus japonicus isolate 1M-3 chromosome 14, ASM3797524v1, whole genome shotgun sequence genomic window carries:
- the LOC139980054 gene encoding alpha-N-acetylgalactosaminide alpha-2,6-sialyltransferase 3-like isoform X2, with protein sequence MEESLSHGAYRCMAKQYAVFFLVLYTFLMGFVFLSYLYTLDISGSNKAPADDVIILHKSSVVKYKDSSFDEGKLLVKISFHQPGKPAAVLEHYKSMRTGETLKKRCKKCALVSSSGQMLGSKLGKEIDSMPCVIRMNASPTEGYEEDVGARTTVRVVCYMTSEPLVADSEKLLIQERNKSLEKVLLFGLNTPNHKWALNKIESLLVQYPETQFYSLDEVGEMESDLIFEKETGKPKYNTNTWLSTGWFTMLAALDMCEELHVYGMVHENYCDENPDSTVKYHYFQTWDVPTECGYYNSHENTVYVGGHRFITEKAIFARWARMFNIHFHNPGWKPSELKNKESLDTPFVIRQEVPKTVFMSVLESVLRWSVGNFL encoded by the exons ATGGAAGAAAGTCTATCACATGGGGCCTATAGATGCATG GCCAAACAGTATGCTGTGTTCTTCCTAGTCTTATACACATTTCTGATGGGATTTGtgttcctctcttacctgtacACTCTTGATATATCAGGGAGCAATAAAGCCCCAGCTGATGATGTTATCATCCTCCATAAAAGTTCAGTCGTAAAGTACAAAGATTCCTCATTCGATGAGGGAAAACTTTTAGTCAAAATTAGCTTTCATCAGCCTGGAAAACCGGCCGCTGTTTTGGAGCATTACAAATCAATGAGGACCGGTGAG ACACTGAAAAAGCGTTGTAAAAAATGTGCGTTAGTCTCGAGCAGCGGACAGATGTTAGGAAGCAAGTTAGGAAAAGAAATTGATTCGATGCCGTGTGTTATACGAATGAATGCTTCCCCCACTGAGGGTTATGAGGAAGATGTAGGGGCAAGGACTACAGTGCGTGTGGTGTGTTATATGACATCAGAGCCTCTCGTAGCGGACTCAGAAAAATTATTAATCCAAGAACGCAACAAAAGTCTAGAAAAAGTGCTATTATTCGGATTGAACACACCCAATCATAAATGGGCCTTGAATAAGATCGAGTCACTTTTAGTCCAATATCCAGAAACACAATTTTATTCCTTGGACGAAGTAGGGGAAATGGAGTCGGACCTCATCTTTGAAAAAGAAACCGGTAAACCAAA GTATAATACTAACACGTGGCTGTCGACAGGCTGGTTTACCATGCTGGCGGCTCTAGATATGTGTGAAGAACTGCACGTCTATGGAATGGTCCACGAAAACTACTGCGA TGAAAATCCGGACTCGACAGTCAAGTACCACTACTTCCAGACATGGGATGTCCCTACAGAATGTGGCTACTACAACAGCCACGAAAACACGGTCTACGTCGGCGGTCACCGTTTTATCACAGAGAAAGCTATTTTTGCCAGATGGGCCAGAATGTTCAACATTCACTTCCACAATCCAGggtggaaacccagtgaactgaaaaataaagagtcACTGGACACTCCTTTCGTCATCAGGCAAGAGGTTCCCAAAACAGTATTTATGAGTGTTTTGGAAAGTGTCTTAAGGTGGTCCGTAGGCAATTTTTTGTAG
- the LOC139980054 gene encoding alpha-N-acetylgalactosaminide alpha-2,6-sialyltransferase 3-like isoform X1 yields the protein MTDNAKPKDFPQVSCESNSAKQYAVFFLVLYTFLMGFVFLSYLYTLDISGSNKAPADDVIILHKSSVVKYKDSSFDEGKLLVKISFHQPGKPAAVLEHYKSMRTGETLKKRCKKCALVSSSGQMLGSKLGKEIDSMPCVIRMNASPTEGYEEDVGARTTVRVVCYMTSEPLVADSEKLLIQERNKSLEKVLLFGLNTPNHKWALNKIESLLVQYPETQFYSLDEVGEMESDLIFEKETGKPKYNTNTWLSTGWFTMLAALDMCEELHVYGMVHENYCDENPDSTVKYHYFQTWDVPTECGYYNSHENTVYVGGHRFITEKAIFARWARMFNIHFHNPGWKPSELKNKESLDTPFVIRQEVPKTVFMSVLESVLRWSVGNFL from the exons ATGACTGATAATGCTAAGCCAAAAGACTTCCCTCAAGTCAGCTGTGAATCCAATAGC GCCAAACAGTATGCTGTGTTCTTCCTAGTCTTATACACATTTCTGATGGGATTTGtgttcctctcttacctgtacACTCTTGATATATCAGGGAGCAATAAAGCCCCAGCTGATGATGTTATCATCCTCCATAAAAGTTCAGTCGTAAAGTACAAAGATTCCTCATTCGATGAGGGAAAACTTTTAGTCAAAATTAGCTTTCATCAGCCTGGAAAACCGGCCGCTGTTTTGGAGCATTACAAATCAATGAGGACCGGTGAG ACACTGAAAAAGCGTTGTAAAAAATGTGCGTTAGTCTCGAGCAGCGGACAGATGTTAGGAAGCAAGTTAGGAAAAGAAATTGATTCGATGCCGTGTGTTATACGAATGAATGCTTCCCCCACTGAGGGTTATGAGGAAGATGTAGGGGCAAGGACTACAGTGCGTGTGGTGTGTTATATGACATCAGAGCCTCTCGTAGCGGACTCAGAAAAATTATTAATCCAAGAACGCAACAAAAGTCTAGAAAAAGTGCTATTATTCGGATTGAACACACCCAATCATAAATGGGCCTTGAATAAGATCGAGTCACTTTTAGTCCAATATCCAGAAACACAATTTTATTCCTTGGACGAAGTAGGGGAAATGGAGTCGGACCTCATCTTTGAAAAAGAAACCGGTAAACCAAA GTATAATACTAACACGTGGCTGTCGACAGGCTGGTTTACCATGCTGGCGGCTCTAGATATGTGTGAAGAACTGCACGTCTATGGAATGGTCCACGAAAACTACTGCGA TGAAAATCCGGACTCGACAGTCAAGTACCACTACTTCCAGACATGGGATGTCCCTACAGAATGTGGCTACTACAACAGCCACGAAAACACGGTCTACGTCGGCGGTCACCGTTTTATCACAGAGAAAGCTATTTTTGCCAGATGGGCCAGAATGTTCAACATTCACTTCCACAATCCAGggtggaaacccagtgaactgaaaaataaagagtcACTGGACACTCCTTTCGTCATCAGGCAAGAGGTTCCCAAAACAGTATTTATGAGTGTTTTGGAAAGTGTCTTAAGGTGGTCCGTAGGCAATTTTTTGTAG